From Alloacidobacterium dinghuense:
TGTCCATACTGGCTAAGGTTCAGGATTTCGTTTGACTGGAAGTTTTGAAACCATGCACCGAAGCTCCACTGATTGCGCCCGTGCGACCACGTCACTCGATCTTCATAGGTGTATAGATTCCTCGCAAGAGGCAGGCTACTCCCGTTGTTGCTTCCTGCTAGACCAACCTGGGCCTGCGGATTGGATGCCGCACTTCCGCCCACCACCACCGCGCCAACTGGACGTCCACTAATAAATCCGGGGACGTTGACAGCCGGCGTGCCGGGAGTAGGCTCGCCGGTGAAGAAGTATCCGGCGCGCGAATATCCGAAGCGGGCTACATTCAGCAGCGCTGGTGAGAAAACATGGGTCTCGTCAAGGCTCAGGACCTGCTCGCGCAGAGTGAGAATGTCTGCACTGTAGGGGTTCGCAATCGTCTCCGTGTAATCGGCCCCATCGTCAATGGTGTAGACAGTCGAAAATGTGTCTTTCGGCGAGATGTTCAGGTCGAAGCGCACTGTGCCGAAATCCTCCCGGATGGTTTGCAGGGGGCTGCTAAAGACCTGGGCGATTCCGTTGAAGTCAGGCGCATCGCCTGGTGGCGTCGGCCACAGGTTCAGCAAAGGCTGCACGCTGGGTACTGCGGCAGCGCGCGAAGCCAGGTCGGGAACGAATGCGGCTGATGTTTGATGCAGATGTTGCCGGTAGCCTTCGTAGTTGCCGAAGAGAAACGCCTTATCCTTTTTAAGAGGCCCGCCCAGCGAGGCTCCAAACTGATTGCGCTGAAACGGCGGAGCCGATCCCTGATCAAAATAGTTAGGCGCATCCAGCACGTTGTTGCGGAGAAATTCATAAGCCGAGCCGTGAATTTTGTTGGTTCCTGACTGGGTAACGATGATCACCTGTGCACCCGGACGCTTGCCGTATTCGGCGCCGTAGGAATCCCGCAGCACATTGAACTCCCTGATTGAGTCGACGCCAAGCAATTGCTGGCTGGGGCCTCCAGGCTGCATATTGTTCTCTGCAGCACCGGTAAATTCAACGCCATTCAGCAGGAACAGATTCTGCTGAGGGCGATTCCCTGAAACCGCGAAATTGTTACCTGTGGTTGAGTTCGAGACTCCGATGCCTCCCGTTTTCTGCGACGTGAAATTGACGATGCCGGGATTGAGCGTGAGCAGAAGATCGTAACTGCGGCCGTTCAGTGGAAGGTCTCTCACTTGCTGCTCGCCAACGAGTCCCGAAATGTCCTGTGTCGATCCATTCACGATCGGGACGTTTTCCGTCACCGTGACCTGCTGCTTTACCTCACCAACCTGCAGAGTTACGTCCGCTATTGCCGCCTGGCCTACAACGAGAAGAATGCCGGTGCGCACCTTCTCAGCAAAACCGTCTTTTCTGGCGTGAAGCTCATAGCGTCCGACTGGAAGTTCGAACAGCTGATATTGCCCCGCCTGATCGGTGAGAGAAACGCGCGAATTTCCCGTGTCGAGATCGATTGCTGTCACCGACGCGCCGGGAACGGCTGCACCCGCGGGATCAGTAACTCTTCCTGACAAGCTCGCTGACACTTGTGCCCCGGCCGAAGCAAAAAAGATACTCAATGTGCACAGCATCAACACCGACAAGCGGGAACCGAGTCGTGACATTTCGCCCTCATAAATAATTCGGAGAATTCATAGATCCACGCACCTAAGCTCGTGGTCGCAGCGCAATCGGAACGAACATTCGGCCCTGTTTTGTTCAGTCATCCGGTCGCAGTTCGCGATGGATAACGTTGATCAAGCCGAAGAGATCGCAGGCCCATAAATCCTGAGCCTAACCGAATTTCATTTATTCAAATCGCTATTATAAATCGCATTTAGTCGATACGGAGGATTCGAAAGGGGTACGTAGGGGATCCACGAGCGTCCATGGCCGGCATACTGTTGTGCCATTTGTTTACGGTGTCAAGCTAAAAACTATATGTGCCTGCGACCGACGATGCGGTTTTATGTTACGAAAGTGCGGCAGATATGTCTGGTCGTCATTCAAAATGGCTGGCCAAGCGAGTAACTGGGCTTGTAGGTTGTAAACCAACAAATCAAAAAACCTATGGCTCACACGATTGAAAGCTCTTCCCCTGCCTTGGTACTCGGTGTGTCGTATCCCCTCAGCATTGTTTCTCGGTCAACAATTCAGAAAGAAGAACCGGACGGAAGCGCGGCTCTTGCCTTCATTGTGGTGCTTGCTGTCTATCTCGTAGTCGGGATTGGCATCATTGCTGCATGGGCACTGTGGCATTTGTCTTGAACTACCCACGTGCCGACTGCTGACATGACACCTCGCCTACAAGGTGGCGAGCGCGATACGACCCCTCTGACGGGTGCGTTACTTCACTGAGTCGGACTGGGTAGCCACCGCGCCGGGCGTACCGACGGCTGGCGTCAGCATGTCTTCCTTGCGCATCACCAGGTTAGTCGCGTTCAGCGTGGCAAGTTCGAAGCCGTGTCCGTGGGTGATGGCGTCGGTGGGGCAGGCTTCGACGCAGTATCCGCAGAAGATGCAGCGGTTGTAATCGATGTTGTAGACCTTAGCGTAGCGCTCGGAGCTGGAGATCCGCTGCTCGGCGGTGTTCTCGGCGGCTTCGATATAGATGCAGTTCGATGGGCAGGCTGCCGCGCACAAGAAACAGGCGACGCATTTCTCGAGTCCGTTCTCATCGCGCTGTAGAACGTGCGCGCCGCGGAAGCGCTCCTGGAGCACAGCGCCGCGCGTCGGGCCGGGGCCGTCAGGGTAGTTCTCGACCTCGGTCGGCTGAAAGATCTCCCGGAAGGTGATGCTCATGCCCTTGCTGATGGCCGCGATGTTGCGCACGATCGACATGCCTTTAGTATACGAGGACTTCGCGTCCAGCGAAACGCGCCTTTCGGCGCCTTTGTATTGCAGATCCTTCGCTCCGCTCAGGATGACAGCCTTTTCTTCGGTGATTCCACTTCTTGACGATTCACTCGATGGCTAGTTTTTTCCAGACTGCGTCGATACGGGATTTCGTCGTGGCGCCCATTTCAATCATGGGGGGCCAGAGGCGGGTGAAGCCTTCGGCGGCCCATTTGCGCGTAGCGTCGATGCCCATCTTGCTGCCGTAGTTCGGCATCCGCGAGGCGTGGTCGAGTGAGTCGATGGGGCCTAGCGTGAACTGGATGTCGCGCTCGGGGTCGATGTTGTTCGCTACTCTGAGGGTCACTTCGGTGAGATTCTGCACGTCGCAGTCTTCGTCGACTACGATGATGCACTTGGTGAACATGGCCTGGCCCATCGCCCAGATGCCGTTCATGACTTTGCGCGCTTGTCCGGCGTAGCTTTTGCGGATCGAGAGGATCATCAGGTTGTGGAAGACGGCTTCTACGGGCAGGTTGACGTCGACGATTTCGGGCAGCGTGAGGCGCATGAGCGGGAGGAAGATGCGCTCGACTGCCTTGCCCATCCAGGCATCTTCCATGGGTGGCTTGCCGACGATGGTCGATGCATAGATTGGGTTCTTGCGGTGGGTGATGCATGTGATGTGGAAGACGGGGTATTCCTCTTCCATGGTGTAGAAGCCGGTGTGATCGCCGAAGGGGCCTTCGCGGCGCAGCTCGTCGAGTTTGACGTAGCCTTCGAGGACGATCTCGGCGTGGGCCGGAACTTCGAGGTCGACGGTTTCGCATTTGACCAGTTCGACTGGCTTCTGGCGCAGGAAGCCGGCGATCATGAACTCTTCGACTTCGGGCGGCGCGGGGACGATGGCGGCAAAGGTCGTTGCCGGGTCGGTCCCGATGGCTACGGCTACTTCGAGGCGGTCGTTCCCTTCCCGGGTGAGCGTGATGTTCTGCGTTCCTCCTGCGGTTTCGGCCATCGCGCTGACGTGGGATGAAGGTGTTTCTCCCACTGCGGCGCGCAGGCGTTCACGCAGATGTTCGGCTGCGTTCTTCTGGCGCTGCCAGTGCATGCCGGTGGTCTGGCCGTCGTAGACCTGCATGCGGTACATGCCGACGTTGCGCTTCCCTGTTTTCGGGTCGCGGGTGACGACGCATGGGAG
This genomic window contains:
- a CDS encoding UbiD family decarboxylase encodes the protein MAYDDLRDWIKALDKAGELKRIREEIDPILEIAAITDRASKSVTKSGVKGGPALLFENVKGHPGAKVLINQFGSDRRMKLALEVDSLDEVAGRIRALLDVKSPEGFLEKLKMLPMLADIGKFFPKTIAAKDAACKEVILRENFNVLDFPILQCWPQDGGRFITLPCVVTRDPKTGKRNVGMYRMQVYDGQTTGMHWQRQKNAAEHLRERLRAAVGETPSSHVSAMAETAGGTQNITLTREGNDRLEVAVAIGTDPATTFAAIVPAPPEVEEFMIAGFLRQKPVELVKCETVDLEVPAHAEIVLEGYVKLDELRREGPFGDHTGFYTMEEEYPVFHITCITHRKNPIYASTIVGKPPMEDAWMGKAVERIFLPLMRLTLPEIVDVNLPVEAVFHNLMILSIRKSYAGQARKVMNGIWAMGQAMFTKCIIVVDEDCDVQNLTEVTLRVANNIDPERDIQFTLGPIDSLDHASRMPNYGSKMGIDATRKWAAEGFTRLWPPMIEMGATTKSRIDAVWKKLAIE
- a CDS encoding carboxypeptidase-like regulatory domain-containing protein yields the protein MSRLGSRLSVLMLCTLSIFFASAGAQVSASLSGRVTDPAGAAVPGASVTAIDLDTGNSRVSLTDQAGQYQLFELPVGRYELHARKDGFAEKVRTGILLVVGQAAIADVTLQVGEVKQQVTVTENVPIVNGSTQDISGLVGEQQVRDLPLNGRSYDLLLTLNPGIVNFTSQKTGGIGVSNSTTGNNFAVSGNRPQQNLFLLNGVEFTGAAENNMQPGGPSQQLLGVDSIREFNVLRDSYGAEYGKRPGAQVIIVTQSGTNKIHGSAYEFLRNNVLDAPNYFDQGSAPPFQRNQFGASLGGPLKKDKAFLFGNYEGYRQHLHQTSAAFVPDLASRAAAVPSVQPLLNLWPTPPGDAPDFNGIAQVFSSPLQTIREDFGTVRFDLNISPKDTFSTVYTIDDGADYTETIANPYSADILTLREQVLSLDETHVFSPALLNVARFGYSRAGYFFTGEPTPGTPAVNVPGFISGRPVGAVVVGGSAASNPQAQVGLAGSNNGSSLPLARNLYTYEDRVTWSHGRNQWSFGAWFQNFQSNEILNLSQYGQATFASLQTFLAGTTSSFLYSPAPTKMNWRSFFGAVHAQDVIRLNPKLTVSLGFRGEFSTGWNEAHGRAANYTFTGYTISSQPRIGDHAFTENNAKFLPQPRIGLAWNVRPGKTVVRAGFGIYNELLDDLGYRMDQNAPFNPTYSIASLPVSSLPLDPTAHKPAKALLVPGGVQPDVKMPTLISYSLRVEQELTPNTSFTVGYVGSHGYHQLIGVDGNQPVPTVCPASPCPAAYPANFPAPLANSAVPAGSFYIPAGTPKANPTLANTWTWFSWGTANYDSLQVDVNHRFSHDLALRGVYTWSKVLDNGDSLNATTAGNAPGLVSNPYDIHADYGPGTYDVRNIGVVSAVYMLPFGSGKAIGKDLHGFANAAVSGWSVDSIVTIQSGFPITPQLSYNPSNNGDTRNPVRPFVNPNFHASPAIIGTPQQWFNPSAFLPPPANSGFYGNLGRDTLTGPGLGTWDFSGRKDTTIREGLTLQFRGEIFNLLNRANFNTPNLIVFTPSGVSGTAGAITSTSTTSRQVQFALKLLW
- the nuoI gene encoding NADH-quinone oxidoreductase subunit NuoI, translating into MDAKSSYTKGMSIVRNIAAISKGMSITFREIFQPTEVENYPDGPGPTRGAVLQERFRGAHVLQRDENGLEKCVACFLCAAACPSNCIYIEAAENTAEQRISSSERYAKVYNIDYNRCIFCGYCVEACPTDAITHGHGFELATLNATNLVMRKEDMLTPAVGTPGAVATQSDSVK